The genomic stretch GCGCGCGAACCAACCACAGGTATCGCTGCCCGGTGCCTGCACGGCAATGCCGGTGAAATCGATCCGCCCATGCGTCGGCCGGATGCCGTAAAGGCCGCAAAAGCTCGACGGCACGCGCACTGAACCGCCCGTATCGGTGCCAAGCGCGAAATCGCAGGCCTTGGCGGCGACGGCCGATGCCGATCCGCTCGACGAGCCACCCGGCACGCGGCCGGGCGCCGCCGAATTCAACGGCGTGCCGTCATGCGCGTTTTCACCGAGAATGCCGAGCGACACTTCGTCGGTGATCGTCTTGCCCACGACTGACGCGCCGGCATCGAGCAGGGTCTGCACGACCCATGCGTGACGGGACGGCGTTGCGGCGAAGCGGGGCCAGTCGGGATTGCCGCCGCCGGTCGGCACGTCGGCGACATCGATCAGATCCTTGACCGCGAAACTGAGGCGGGCGAGCGGCCCCGTCGTTGCACCCGGCACATGCGTGCGCGGGCCCGGCACAAAGGCTTCGGTCGAGGTCATGACGCTTTCCGGTCTTGCCAGGTGCCCCCAGGCACGGCGGCGAACAAGGCCTTGGTATAGGAATGCTGCGGATTGAAAAAGATCTCGGCGGTCGGCGCCACTTCGACCACCTGGCCTTGTTTCATCACGGCGATGCGGTCGCAGACTTGCAGCGCGACGCGCAAATCATGCGTCACGAACAGCATGCTGAGATGCAGCCGCGCCTTGATATCGGCGAGCAGAGCGAGCACCTGCGCTTGCACCGACACGTCGAGCCCCGAGACCGGCTCGTCCGCAACCAACACTTCCGGATGAAGCGCGAGCGCGCGGGCAATGCCGATCCGTTGGCGCTGGCCGCCGCTGAACTCATGCGGAAAACGCCGTGCGGCCGACGGGTCGAGCCCGACGAGGCCGAGCAGCGCTTGCGCCTCCTCGCGGGCTTTGGCGGGCAGGGTGCCGTGGATGATGGGGCCTTCCGCAATGATGTCGATGATGCACTGGCGCGGATCGAGCGAAGCGTAGGGATCCTGAAACACCATTTGCACGCGTTTGCGGACCGGGCGGAGCTGGCGGCGCGAGAGCTGGGCGATATCCGCGCCGCCAAGCAGAATTTCGCCGCCGTCAATCGGCATGAGCCGCGTGATGGCGCGCGCCAAAGTGCTCTTGCCTGAGCCGCTTTCCCCAACGAGGCCGAGTGTCTCACCGCGACGCAGTTCCATCGCCACGCCGGCCAGAGCATGCGTGACACGCCCGCCAAACAGGCCTCGCGTGCCATAGGTCTTGGCGACATCGCGCGCCTCGATGATGAACGGTTGCGTATTCGCCGGCCGCGCGGTCGGCGGCATGAGCTTTGGCACAGCGGCAATCAAGGCCTTGGTATAGGGATGGCCCGGCGCGCCGAGCACGGCGGCGGCCGTGCCGCGTTCGACCAAGGTGCCACGCTGCAGCACCGCGACCTCATCGGCAATGTCGGCGACGACGCCGAAATCATGCGTGATGAAGAGAACAGATGTGCCGTGCTCGCGCTGCAGCTCGCGGATCAGATAGAGGATTTGCGCCTGGGTCGTGACGTCGAGCGCGGTCGTCGGCTCGTCGGCGATCAACAGCCGCGGATTGAGCAGCAAAGCCATGGCAATCATCGCGCGCTGGCGCTGACCGCCGCTCAATTGGTGGGGAAACGAACGGATGATGCGGCCGGGTTCCGGCAGATGGACGCCGTCGATCAATTCGAGCACGCGGGCGTGGCGTGCGGCTTTCCCGAGTGGCGTATGGATGCGCAGCACTTCATCGAGTTGGCGGCCGATCGTGTGCAGCGGGTTCAGCGCCGTCATCGGTTCCTGGAAGATCATGCCGATTTTTGCGCCACGAATGGCGCGCATCTTGTCTTGCGGCGCGATGGCGAGATCCTGGCCTTCGAACAGGATACGGCCGCTCCCGACGCGCACATGCGGGCGGGGCAGCAGGCCAAGGATCGAACGCGCGACGAGCGATTTGCCCGATCCGCTCTCGCCGATCAGGCATGTCACTTTGCCGGCGCGCAAAACGAGATCGATATCGCTCACGGCGTTGGCGCGGTCGGCGCCGGGCGGCAGAGCGATCGTGAGCTTTTCAAGTTCGAGAACAGTCTCGTTCATCGCTCACGCAGCCTCGGATTGAGGGCTTCGTTGAGCCCGTCGCCAATGAGATTGATACCGAGCACCGTGAGCAGGATCGCGATGCCCGGAAAGGTGCAGATCCACCAGGCCGAGCGCAGCACCGCGCGCCCCGCGCTGATGATTAACCCCCAGCTCATGACATTGGGATCGCCGAGGCCCAGAAACGCCAATCCGGCTTCGAGCAGTATAGCAGTGCCGATCAGCAGCGAACCGACCGCGATGATGGAGGAGGCGCAGTTCGGCAGCATGTGATTGAAGATGATGCGCGCATCGCTCGCTCCGAGGCCCGCGCAGGCCTGCACGAATTCGCGGCCGCCGAGCGACACGAATTCCCCTCGCACGAGTCGCGCGATGCTTGGCCAGGAGACTGCGGCGATTGCGATGATCTCGCTACAGACCGAGGGTGAGAGGATAGCGACGATCAACAGAGCGAAGATGAAGGCCGGGATGGTTTGGAAGAATTCCGTGATGCGCATCAGCACGGTCTCGGTGCGCCCGCGATAATAGCCGGCGACCCCTCCGGCCACCGCGCCGAAGACAATTGCGGCGAGGGTCGCGCCGACACCGATGATGAGCGAAGTGCGCGCGCCGTAAGCGATTTCCGACGCGACGTCGCGGCCGAGCGTGTCGGTGCCGAGCAGAAAGCGCCCGCCCGGCGGCTGCAAGGCGGGTCCAACGAGCTTGAACGGATCATCGGGGTAGATCACCGGCGTGAACACGACGAGCAGGAGCAGGCACAGCAGCACGGCTGCGCCGAACAGTGCCATCCGATTGCGCGCGAACCGCGCGAAGCCCGCCCACATGTCAAATCTCCATGCGCGGGTCGAGCATGACGTAGATCACGTCGACGGCGAGGTTGATGATCACGATCAGGCAGGCTGACATGAAGAAGATTGCGAGAAGCAAATTGAGGTCGCGCGATTGCAGCGCGTTGAAGGCAAGCGCGCCGATGCCTGGCCAGCCGAAGACGGTTTCCACGACGATGGAGCCGCCGATCAGATTGCCGGCCTGAACGCCGGCGATCGTCACGATAGGCAAAAGCGCATTGCGTAGGACGTGACCCGTCATGATGCGACGCTCGGTCTGGCCCTTGGCGCGCGCCGTCGTGACGTAGTCCATGCCGGTCTGCTCCAGGACGGACGATCGCATGAGGCGCGCATAAAGCGCGAGGTAAAACAGCGCGAGCGAGACGGCGGGCATCACGAGATGGCGACCGACGTCCCAAACCTCGGCCCAGCCCTCGTGACCGGCACCGACCGTGTCGAATCCGCTTGTCGGCAGCCAGCCGAGGCCGATCGAAAAAATCACGATCATCATCAGCCCGAGCCAGAATCCGGGCGTCGCATAGGCGACGAGGCTGATCAGTGAAATGATGTTGTCGCGCCAGGAATTGCGTCCGGTCGCGGCAATCAGACCGAGGATGATGCCGAGCGCCACAGCGGTGCCGAAAGCCGTCAACATCAGCAGGCTCGTTGGCCCGAGCCGTTCGAGAATCAGGCTGCTGACATCGGCATCGTTGCGGTAGGAATAGCCGAGGTTGAAATGCGCCATGTTCGAGACATAGGTCACGAACTGCATGCCGATCGATTGGTCGAGGCCGAATTTATGGCGCAGCGCGTCCATATATTCGGGCGTCGCAGCGCCACTCTCGCCGGCGAGCACGGAAGCCGCGTCGCCCGGCGCGAGATGGATTAACAGGAAGTTGAGCACCATGATGCCGAAGATCACCGGCAGCGCGGTGGCGAGCCGGTATCCCATATAGAGGGCGAATCGCATGGTCTACGTTTCCAGCCAGGCCCGTTCGAAAGCTTGCTGCGTGCCGAGCGGCCCGGTTGTGTGATCGTGAAGCTTTCGATTGAAGACCGAGACATATTGCACGTCGATGAGCCAGACCAGCGGGCAATCCTCGGCAAGGATTTGCTGCGCCTTTTTGTACAGCACGGCGCGCTTGTCGTGATCTGGCTCGCGCATGGCCTCGTTGAGAATGCCGTCGAATTCGGGATTGGCGTAAAAGCTGTCGTTGACGAAGGTCACACCCTTGCGGATCTGCGACGTGAGATATTGCTTGTTTAGACCGTAGACCGGATCGACGCCCTGGCTCAGGAAGGGCTCGTTAATGTCGTAATCGTAATCGGTATAGACGCGCCGCAACCAGGTGGCGGTGTCTTCCGAACGCAGCGTCAGATCGATCCCGACGATCGCGAGCGCCTGTTTCAGATATTCGGCCTGCCGCAGCCATTGCTCGCCGAATGAATTGACTTCGAGATGCATGCCGAAGCGCATGCCGTTTGCGCCGCGCAGCAGGCCCGCGCCGTCGAGCAGCTTGTTGGCAATGTCGAGACGGTCGGGCACGTCGTATTTGCGCACATCGTCGGTATAGAACCCGACGGTCTTGAACAGACTGCTGAGCGGGCCTGTGGCCGGCTTGCCGTAACCATACATGACATCGCGCAGGATCACCTTGCGATCGATCGCATAGGCGATGGCCTGGCGCACTTCTTTCTTGTCGAGCGGCGGGTGTTTGGCATTGAGTTCGAGCACGCTCAAGGCGGGCGTCATCTCATAGCCTTTCATCGTCGTATCGAGCATCGGGTTGGTCTTCATCCGCGCGAGATCGGCGTAATTGACGGCGCTGTACCCGGCGAAATGCGCCTCGCCGGTCTCAAGCGCGGCAGAGCGCGTCGCGGCATCGGGGATGAAACGCGCGATGATATGGTTGAGATAGGGCAGCCCCGGCTTCCAGTATTTTTCGTTGCGGTCAAGCCGCACGAACTGTCCGCGGTCCCATTGCCCGAATTTGAACGGCCCGGTGCCGATCGGCTTGTTGGCCGACGGATTCTGCAGGATCTGCGTTCCCTCGAAAACCGATTTGCACATGATCGGGAGATCGCGCCCAGCGAGTGCCTTCATGAGATAGGGCGCGGGATTGGCGAGAAGCAGAACCGCAGTCTTTTCGTCAGGGGTGTCGACGCCCGTCAGCTCGGCGAGCAGGAGCGGCGCGAAGGGGTGGTATTTCTTCAAAATCTCCATGAAGGAGAACTGGACGTCGGCGCTCGTGAAAGGCTTGCCGTTGTGAAATACAACGCCTTCGCGCAGCTTGAAGATGATGGATTTGCCGTCGGGCGCGGTCTCCCAAGATGTCGCGAGATTGGGCTGAGGATTCTGATCCCAGTCGTATGTCACAAGACCTTCGTAAATCTGCGTGGCGATGGGCGGGATGTTGCCGGCGGTCACGGCATAGTGAGCGAGCGTCGAGGGCTCGGGCTGCACGATCATCACCATCGTGCCACCTCGTACCGGCTGATCGGCCTTGGCCAAACTGTTGAAGATGGTGCTGGATGATGCGGCTAACCCGAGGGGTAAAGCCAGGGCGGTACGGCGTGATATTTTATTCAAGTTCAGATCGTCGACCAAAATGCGAGCTCCTCTATGTTGCTCGCAATGAAGCAATTGGCGTGCCACTTTTTCCGCGGCGGCAACCGGGCCACGGCAAAGTGAAGCCTAGCGATGGCTATTTGGTTCAAGTGGCGAATAGACAGTGCGTCGATTATGTCGAGCCACATCGCAAGGTCATGATTGAGGTGCGCTCAAAGCGAACGTTTTCAACGAAGCCAACCGACGCTATTAGCGTACAGCTATCGTTCAAGGTTCCGAATGGTCTGCTGATTAGACAAAAATTGGACATCGAGACGGATGCTCGGCCCTAGCCTCCAAGGTATGCCTCGCGAATCCGCGGATCGTCGGCAAGGGTCGCTGATGGCCCGGACAGTGTGATCGTGCCGGTCTCCATCACGAAGGCGCGCGCGGAAATATCGAGCGCCATCGCCGAATTTTGCTCTACCAGAAGGACGCTGAGGCCGGTACGCCTGTTGAGTTCCAGGATCTTGTCAAATACCTGCTCAATCACAATGGGTGCTAATCCGAGCGATGGTTCGTCCAGCATCAGCAGGTTGGGGCGGCTCATCAGCGCGCGGCCGATGGCCAGCATCTGCTGTTCGCCGCCGGAAAGCGACCAACCTCCCTGCGTCAAACGCTCTTTCAGGCGCGGAAACAGGTCGAGCACCAGCGCCAGATCGGCCTCGATTTCAGATTTTCTGTAAGAGCGCGATGCCGTGCCTGTGATCAGATTCTCGCGCACCGTGAGGCCGGGAAAGATACGACGGCCTTCAGGGCAATGGGCGACGCCGGCGCTGACGATGTTCTCCACGGCCGCGCCATTTATCGTCTCGCCTTTCCAGGTAATTTTGCCCGAGGTCGGTCGGAGCAGACCGGAAATCGTACTCAGCGTCGTGGTCTTGCCGGCACCGTTGCTGCCGATCAGGGCCACGATTTCGCCCGGATCGACATCAAAGGAAATGCCCTTCAGCACTTCGATATGGCCATAGGAAACCCTGAGGTTTTCGACCTTAAGCATGCCGGTGCCGCCTGCCCAAATAGGCCTCGATAACCTGTGCCTGTCGTAAATTTAATCCGGCCATATTGATGGTGCAGTCCGCCCAGAATCGGGCGACAGAGAATGCGTCCGGCTGTCTCGGCGGCGCGTGATATCGGCGCGTCTTTGTTCAATGACAAATGGGGGCGCGTGCCGTTGTACAACGCAGCTTGATAACACCCACAGGACCGGCTTTCGCGAGGTTTTGTATCGGTGGCATCCATGGTTCGGTTTGCCGGTTTTTGTCCATCAGAAGCTGGACAAGGCGGGTGACCTTGTATTCCGCTGCACGCTGAGCGGCTCCGATGCCGCTCGGTGGTTTGAGATTCCGGCCTGGATGTTCGATCGCGCGGCTTGCGTGGATGCACCGGTCTTAGCCGCCGCACCTCATGTCAGTTCATCAGCGCTGCTGACGTTATCGGGCCTTCTGACGGATGTGTTGAAGGCGCGCACCGCATCATCGAATGCCCCGCTTTCCGGCGCAATCAAGACCTCTCGCGATCAGAATCGGGGAGAGGACCATGTCAGCCAAGACAAAGGCGCGCCGGCTGCCAGTACAGCGGAGCCGGAACATGCAGGATCGGCGGCGCAAGGCGCCGCAAATGGACCTGTTCGCAAGCGGCCAGTCCGGCGGTCTCATCGGACCGCCGGACTGGCCGGAGCTACTGGCAGAGGTGCAAGACACGCTGACCAGCCTGATGGCGCAGCTGATCCTGGAGCATGCGGACAAGAGCAGGACGGCCGTAATGATGGAGGCCGGTCATGATCTCTGACAAGATCCACCCCCATCATCTGGAGCGCAAAGCGCTGCTCTATGTGCGGCAATCATCGGCCCATCAGGTGCTGCACAACCGGGAGAGCAGCGCCTTGCAATACGCCATGCGGGATCGGCTGATGGCGCTTGGCTGGTCGCAGATCGAGGTGATCGACGACGATCTCGGCCGCTCGGCGGCGGACTCCGTTCAGCGCGCGGGCTTCGAGCGGATGGTCGCGGAAGTTTGCCTCGGCAAGGTTGGCGCCGTCTGCGCGCGCGAGGTC from Bradyrhizobium sp. Ash2021 encodes the following:
- a CDS encoding ABC transporter ATP-binding protein; this encodes MLKVENLRVSYGHIEVLKGISFDVDPGEIVALIGSNGAGKTTTLSTISGLLRPTSGKITWKGETINGAAVENIVSAGVAHCPEGRRIFPGLTVRENLITGTASRSYRKSEIEADLALVLDLFPRLKERLTQGGWSLSGGEQQMLAIGRALMSRPNLLMLDEPSLGLAPIVIEQVFDKILELNRRTGLSVLLVEQNSAMALDISARAFVMETGTITLSGPSATLADDPRIREAYLGG
- a CDS encoding ABC transporter permease, with protein sequence MWAGFARFARNRMALFGAAVLLCLLLLVVFTPVIYPDDPFKLVGPALQPPGGRFLLGTDTLGRDVASEIAYGARTSLIIGVGATLAAIVFGAVAGGVAGYYRGRTETVLMRITEFFQTIPAFIFALLIVAILSPSVCSEIIAIAAVSWPSIARLVRGEFVSLGGREFVQACAGLGASDARIIFNHMLPNCASSIIAVGSLLIGTAILLEAGLAFLGLGDPNVMSWGLIISAGRAVLRSAWWICTFPGIAILLTVLGINLIGDGLNEALNPRLRER
- a CDS encoding ABC transporter permease; the protein is MRFALYMGYRLATALPVIFGIMVLNFLLIHLAPGDAASVLAGESGAATPEYMDALRHKFGLDQSIGMQFVTYVSNMAHFNLGYSYRNDADVSSLILERLGPTSLLMLTAFGTAVALGIILGLIAATGRNSWRDNIISLISLVAYATPGFWLGLMMIVIFSIGLGWLPTSGFDTVGAGHEGWAEVWDVGRHLVMPAVSLALFYLALYARLMRSSVLEQTGMDYVTTARAKGQTERRIMTGHVLRNALLPIVTIAGVQAGNLIGGSIVVETVFGWPGIGALAFNALQSRDLNLLLAIFFMSACLIVIINLAVDVIYVMLDPRMEI
- a CDS encoding ABC transporter ATP-binding protein encodes the protein MNETVLELEKLTIALPPGADRANAVSDIDLVLRAGKVTCLIGESGSGKSLVARSILGLLPRPHVRVGSGRILFEGQDLAIAPQDKMRAIRGAKIGMIFQEPMTALNPLHTIGRQLDEVLRIHTPLGKAARHARVLELIDGVHLPEPGRIIRSFPHQLSGGQRQRAMIAMALLLNPRLLIADEPTTALDVTTQAQILYLIRELQREHGTSVLFITHDFGVVADIADEVAVLQRGTLVERGTAAAVLGAPGHPYTKALIAAVPKLMPPTARPANTQPFIIEARDVAKTYGTRGLFGGRVTHALAGVAMELRRGETLGLVGESGSGKSTLARAITRLMPIDGGEILLGGADIAQLSRRQLRPVRKRVQMVFQDPYASLDPRQCIIDIIAEGPIIHGTLPAKAREEAQALLGLVGLDPSAARRFPHEFSGGQRQRIGIARALALHPEVLVADEPVSGLDVSVQAQVLALLADIKARLHLSMLFVTHDLRVALQVCDRIAVMKQGQVVEVAPTAEIFFNPQHSYTKALFAAVPGGTWQDRKAS
- a CDS encoding ABC transporter substrate-binding protein, translating into MNKISRRTALALPLGLAASSSTIFNSLAKADQPVRGGTMVMIVQPEPSTLAHYAVTAGNIPPIATQIYEGLVTYDWDQNPQPNLATSWETAPDGKSIIFKLREGVVFHNGKPFTSADVQFSFMEILKKYHPFAPLLLAELTGVDTPDEKTAVLLLANPAPYLMKALAGRDLPIMCKSVFEGTQILQNPSANKPIGTGPFKFGQWDRGQFVRLDRNEKYWKPGLPYLNHIIARFIPDAATRSAALETGEAHFAGYSAVNYADLARMKTNPMLDTTMKGYEMTPALSVLELNAKHPPLDKKEVRQAIAYAIDRKVILRDVMYGYGKPATGPLSSLFKTVGFYTDDVRKYDVPDRLDIANKLLDGAGLLRGANGMRFGMHLEVNSFGEQWLRQAEYLKQALAIVGIDLTLRSEDTATWLRRVYTDYDYDINEPFLSQGVDPVYGLNKQYLTSQIRKGVTFVNDSFYANPEFDGILNEAMREPDHDKRAVLYKKAQQILAEDCPLVWLIDVQYVSVFNRKLHDHTTGPLGTQQAFERAWLET